The region CGTGACGAATTCAGCACGGCGGTCATGGGCCAGCCAGAGGGCTGGGAAGAGTGGACGGGAATCGGAGGAGCGACGCCCTCAGTCTAATCTCTTGCAGTTTGAGTTGTCAACAATTCAAATAGGAGATGAGTCGATTCATTGACTCACCCATCTTCTCCGGTCTAGGTGTCATCCTCTGACGCACTGGAGGAGGCCTGCCGTGCGTCAACCAACGACGCCCACAGGGCTTCGAGCAGTTCCAAGCGGGCTTGCTCACTCTTCGGCCAGCGGAACGTCTCCGAGAGTTCCACCACCAAGCCGCGTGTCACCTGCACCCGCACCACCGACTGGGAAGCGCTGCGCCGACGTGAACGATCCTCCGCTGCCTCCTCTCTCGGGAGTTCTGGCGCAGCCCGCAAGAGCGGAGCAAATGCCATGAGACGAGGCGACACTTGCTCCCGCAGGCTGGACAGGTAAGTCAGGGCCGGGTTGCCCGGCGGCGCGCCGCTGCGCAAGACGATCTCCAGCCCGATGTTGCCGTTCCTGGCCAGCCGTGCCAGGTCTTCTTCTGAGCGCTCAGTCAGCGCTGAGATCAGCGCCTTGCCGCTCAGCCCATCGGCCATCAACCGGCGCAGCGCCAGCAGACTCAACAGATGCAGGCGTCCATACCGGGCCTCGCGGCCCTCGCGCCGCGGCGCGGGCAGCAACCCCTCGGTGGTGTAATGCCGCACCAGCCGGGCGTTAACCTCGTCCTTGGGACGTGAAGCCCGGTCGAGCGGTAACACCTCAGCCAGCCGCTGATTGGCTTCCTCGACGAAGTCCTCGATGCCGCCTTCCCAATCCTGTGAAATCCCCAACATGCAGGCAGGGTAGCAGAGCGTTCGACATCCTGCTCGCTAAGATTCCGCTTCATGCAGGCCTAACTGACGTGACCTCGAATACAGGGCCTGACGCCACACGGTAGAGGATTGACCGTGAGACGCTCTGGCACAGTGACAAGACCCGAGTGAAGAACAATGGAACTCAAGGATGATTCTGTATCCTAGAACAACTTCCACAAGGCGTTGTGGAGGAGTTGGATCACTTCCGCAGGCACATCACTCACGCTGTGACTGATCAAGAACACCAGCAGAACCAAGGGGGCGATTTGCCAAACACTCCAGCGGCGTTGCACCACCGAGAGCAGCACGGAGGCGAGCAGGGCGGGTGGGACTAGCCAAGCGGAGAGATCTTCCAGGCGCATCAGCAGCCGGAATTCGGGGTGTTGCTCGAAAGCGGCCCCTACTGGGCTGTAGTTCAGGTAGTAATTGCCGGTGTAGATGGTGGATAGCAGGATTGCCCCCATCAGCAAGGCCGCAACGACCGCCCAAAACACTAAGGAACGGAGCAGGTTGGTGGACTGGGTGATAAAGGAAGACGCCATCGGCTCAGGCTACCTGAACTTTTTGGCCAGCGGAATGCTTCCGAGAGTTCCACCTCTAGGCCGCGTGTCACTTGCGCCCGCATCACCGACTGGGGAGCGCTGCGACGACGTGAACGATCCCCTACTGCCTCATCCCTCAGTGGTTGTGGCGAAGCGTAGGCGACCAGTGCAGGTGCCCTGAGATGATGCGATGACACTTGCGCCCGGAGATTGGACAGGTAAACCAAGGCCGGATTGCCAGGCGATGCGTGGCTGAGGAGAATGCTCTCCAGTCCGACGTTGCCGCTCTGAGCCAAAAGTGTCACGTTTGAAGAGCTTGTTTCAGCTCAGCGATAAAGCTCTCGCCATCGATCTGTCCCAGTGCCTTGATGGCCTCCTCGAGCACACGCTGCGCTTGCAATCGGCCCTCGATCACCGCCTGACGAACGTCATCAAGTTCCTGCGGACGCAGTTTGTTGCGGTAGAGCAAATTGAGCTGCTTGATCAAGTACTCGCCGCGTTCCTGTAAGGTCATGCTCTGCAGCAGCGCACCGGTGTCTGGCACTGGTGTGGCTACGGGAATGGCGGTGCGGCGCGGCGATTTCACCGGCGCACCCATGACCTCGCGCACGGTGTACTGATCAGGATTCTTGATGAGGTGAACCAACGCCGCCGCATGCGTTTTCTTGATCTGCATTCCGGCGGCCAGCTGACACTCAAACTCGTCGATAGCCGCTTCAAGCGCTACATTCGAGCGATCCTGGGCCAGTACCTGCACCACGCCGTCGGCCACGCCGTATTTGCGAAAGCGAGCCATCAGTCTGGGTGAAAGCGGCACGAACTGTTGGGTGAAGGTATAAACGATCCGCTGACTCCGGCCGCGTCCGAGGTACCGCACGTCGCGCAGGTATCCTTTGCGGATCAGTTCCTCGTGCGGTCCGGCCAGACCGCGCCTCATGTCCTGGAGTCGGCTACTCGACATCTTGCACTGGTCGGCCCACTCGACGATGTTCACGTCGAGGACGTCCACCATTTCACTGGGCCGCTCAGGGTTGACGCGCATAGCGTCGAGCACCCGGTAGAGAATGCGGGTGCGCGGCCGCGAGAGGCTATGCATAAACGCCAGATCCAGCGGTTTGGTGTAACCGCTCAGGATGGAGTGAACGATCTCTTCAGCCAGAACTAGGGTGATAACCGTACGCTCGTCGAACTGGCCGCCCTCAGCACTGCTGTATTCAACTTTGTTGAGGATACTGAACCCCACGTTACTCCAGCGCCTCTTGGGGTGATCACGCCAACCTCCAGAGATCCGGTAGGAGGTGGTACGCAGCCGCTCCAGGCTTTCATGCAGCATGGCGTAGTAGGGGCCAGTCCGTCTGAAGCCCGCCAGTTTGAGCAGCTGTGTAGCGCTGACGCTCACCTTGCCGTCCGCCGGCTGTCCTTGCTCGCCAAAAAGTACCAAAATCGCCGTATTGACGTCGTTGTCGATCCCACGCGGTACGCCGTATTCAGGGAGTGCCTGACATTTCACGTTAACCAACCGGTCACCCAGGCTGGTCGTGACAGACCAATCGCGCAGGCCATCGATGATGTCGAGCGCGCTGATCAGGTTCAGACGTGCGATGTTGAGCTCATCTGCAAAATTTTGTGAATCGGCTGTCATTTCACCCCGAAGTTTGAAGCGTCTTGTTGTTGAGTATAGAGAGTCACTTATTGAAAGATCTTTTGTAAGTACTTGATGAAAAACATCATCAAAGGGGGTTAGCAATTTGACGTGCCAGACAGCAAAAAAATCATCAAAGGTGCAACTATGACTCAGTAAATGGTGCAACTATGACTCAGTAAAACGGCCCCAAAGGTGCAACTCTGACGCAAGACCGGGTGCCGAAGGTGCAACTATGACGCAGCAAAGGTGCAACTATGACTCAGGGAGAGGTGAGTCATAGTTGCACCTTCCCGACAGAAAGGTGCAACTATGACTCGCAGCGACAGCTCGTGAACAGTACGCAAAGGTGCAACTATGACTCGCAGCGACGGCCCCAAAGGTGCAACTATGACTCGCAGCGACGGCCCCAAAGGTGCAACTATGACTCGCAGACGAATCGACACACTCAGGTCACCCTCTTTACACCGTCCGAAACCTAGCACTGGAGACGGGGCAGAAAGGTCATGGGTATTGAGCGAAAATTTTCTTTGTCAACGGTTGTATGTATTGGTGTAGCAAAGTAGCAATACATACATACAGTGCTACAGGCTTATTTTCATGTCAGAATGTCTGTATGGGGACTTTTAAACTTGCGATCGTTGGCCGCAAAGGCGGCGTTGGGAAGACGACGACGGCTATTCATCTGGCAGCTCACCTGGCCCGCTCTCGGCGAACACTATTGGTGGACGGCGACGACCGTGCCTACGCCTCGACCTGGGCGCGCGGCGGTGCCATGCCGTTCGCCGTTGACGGCATCGGCGGCCTGATGACAGTCGGGGAGTACGAGGCGGCCGTCATTGATTCGCAGGCAGATCCGAGTGAGCAGGAGATCAGTACCCTGGGCCGTCACAGTACACTGCTGGTTCTCCCAGCTATTCCCGAAGCACAGGCGGTCTCAGGTCTGATGCAGACCGTGGCGGTACTGGACCGTGCGGGCGTACCAAGAACGAGGGCGGCTGTACTGCTGACAATGGATACGCGGGTGGGGAGCGCGACGGCCGAGGCCCGTGAGGCGCTGGCGGGTGCCGGTCTTCACGTTCTGACCCGCACTGTGCGCGACACCGTAGCATTTCGCCATGCCAGCAGCGGCGGCCTCTTGGTGCATAAGGTCGGCAGCGCCGCCGGGAAGATGGCTTGGCTGGATTATGAGGTGGTCTTG is a window of Deinococcus detaillensis DNA encoding:
- a CDS encoding MerR family transcriptional regulator, translated to MLGISQDWEGGIEDFVEEANQRLAEVLPLDRASRPKDEVNARLVRHYTTEGLLPAPRREGREARYGRLHLLSLLALRRLMADGLSGKALISALTERSEEDLARLARNGNIGLEIVLRSGAPPGNPALTYLSSLREQVSPRLMAFAPLLRAAPELPREEAAEDRSRRRSASQSVVRVQVTRGLVVELSETFRWPKSEQARLELLEALWASLVDARQASSSASEDDT
- a CDS encoding replication initiator protein A, which translates into the protein MTADSQNFADELNIARLNLISALDIIDGLRDWSVTTSLGDRLVNVKCQALPEYGVPRGIDNDVNTAILVLFGEQGQPADGKVSVSATQLLKLAGFRRTGPYYAMLHESLERLRTTSYRISGGWRDHPKRRWSNVGFSILNKVEYSSAEGGQFDERTVITLVLAEEIVHSILSGYTKPLDLAFMHSLSRPRTRILYRVLDAMRVNPERPSEMVDVLDVNIVEWADQCKMSSSRLQDMRRGLAGPHEELIRKGYLRDVRYLGRGRSQRIVYTFTQQFVPLSPRLMARFRKYGVADGVVQVLAQDRSNVALEAAIDEFECQLAAGMQIKKTHAAALVHLIKNPDQYTVREVMGAPVKSPRRTAIPVATPVPDTGALLQSMTLQERGEYLIKQLNLLYRNKLRPQELDDVRQAVIEGRLQAQRVLEEAIKALGQIDGESFIAELKQALQT
- a CDS encoding ParA family protein, encoding MGTFKLAIVGRKGGVGKTTTAIHLAAHLARSRRTLLVDGDDRAYASTWARGGAMPFAVDGIGGLMTVGEYEAAVIDSQADPSEQEISTLGRHSTLLVLPAIPEAQAVSGLMQTVAVLDRAGVPRTRAAVLLTMDTRVGSATAEAREALAGAGLHVLTRTVRDTVAFRHASSGGLLVHKVGSAAGKMAWLDYEVVLRELLELAGDYSVQA